The sequence CGCCGCGCGCGGCTACGTGTGCGCGCTCGTCAACTTCCACGGCTCGTCGGGCGCGGGCCAGGCGTTCGCCGACTCGATCCTCGGCGCGCCGGGCGACAAGCCGTTCACCGACATCATGAAGGCGACCGACGCGGTGCTCGGGCACGGCGGCGTCGACGAGAGCCGCATGGCGGCGGCCGGCGGATCGTACGGCGGTTACCTGACGGCCTGGATCCTGGGCCACACCGACCGGTTCAAGGCGCTCGTCGTCCACTCGGGACCCTACGACCTCCTGGGCCAGTTCGGCTCGGACGCCACGTGGGGGCGGTCGAAGAACTACGGGGCGGAGCCCTGGGTCGATCCGTCGAAGATCGAGGAGTCGTCGCCGAACCGGTTCGCGGCGAACTTCAAGACGCCGACCCTCGTGCTCCACGGCGAGAAGGACTACCGCGTCCCCTACGCCCAGGGTCTCGAGCTGTACGGCGTCCTGACGGCAAAGGGGGTCCCGGCGCGGATCGTGGTTTTTCCGGACGAGAACCACTGGATCCTGAAGGCGAAGAGCGCCTCGGTCTGGTACGGGGAGGTGCTCGGGTGGCTCGATCGCTGGCTCGGCAAGAAGTCCGAGGCGCGCTAATCTAGGCGGCCATGCGCCGCGCGCTCGCCGTCCTTGCCCTCGTCACGTGCGCCTGCGGCGGTTCCGGGAAGGCGCCGGCGGGCAAACCGAACCTCGTCCTCGTCACCCTCGACACGACGCGCGCCGACCACCTCGGATGCTACGGCGATGCGCGCGCCGCGACGCCGAACATCGACCGGATCGCCGCCGAGGGCGCTCTCTTCGAGCAGGCGATCGCCGTCGCGCCCCTCACGCTCCCATCGCACGCCTCGCTCATGACCGGGCTCTACCCGCCGCGCCACGGCGTCCGCGACAACGCGGACTTCCGGCTTCCCGACCGCGAGACGACGCTCGCCGAGCAGCTCCATGGGCAGGGGTACAAGACCGCCGCGTCGGTCGGCACCTACATCCTCTCGTCCGTGTCCGGCCTCGGCAAGGGGTTCGACAGCTACGACCAGCCGAAGCTCCGGCCGCGGATCGCGGGCGGCGAGTCGTCGGTGCTGTACGAGCCGATCGTCGAGCGGCCGGCGGCCGAGGTGGTGAACGACGCGCTCGCTTCGATCGAGCGGATGAAGGACGGGCCGTTCTTCCTCTGGATCCACCTCTACGATCCGCACGAGCCGTACACGCCGCCGCCGCCGTTCCGCGAGCGGTTCGCGAGCGCCCCTTACGACGGCGAGATCGCCTCGGCCGATGCCGAGCTGGGGCGTGTCTTTGAAATGCTGCGCTCCGGCGGGCTCATGGACCGCACGATCATCGCCATCACCGCGGACCACGGCGAGAGCCTCGGCGAGCACGGCGAGGACACGCACGGCCTCTTCGTGTACGACAGCACCCTCCACGTCCCGCTCATCCTCCGCGCGGCGGGCCGGATCAAGGCCGGCACGCGCTATCCCGGCCTCGTGTCGGGGGTCGATCTCACGCCGACGCTCCTCGATCTTCTCGGCGCCCCGCCGATCCCCGCCGCCGAGGGACGGAGCGTGGCGCCGGCGCTCGGTGGCGGGCGCATGGACGAGCGCGCTCCGGTCTACGCCGAGTCGCTCTACGGCGAGCGTGCGTACGGCTGGGCGCCGCTCCATGCGCTGCGGTCGGCGCGCGAGAAGTACATCGACGCGCCGGAGGCGGAGCGTTACGACCTCGCGCGCGATCCCGCGGAGTCGACCAACCTCGCCTCGTCGGGCGACGGCGGATGGGGCGAGAGGCTGATCGACGCCGTGAAGGCGATGGGGCCGGCCGATCCGTCCGCCGTGGCGATGATGCCGGGGGAGCAGCGCGATCGCATCGCGAGCCTGGGCTACGTGTCGGCAGGTGCCCCGGGCCTGGCACGGCGCGATCGGCCTGATCCGAAGAAGCTCATCACGGTGAGCAACCTCTATCAGCAGGCCCAGCAGGCGGTCGGACGCGGCGATCGCGCCTACGCGTCGCAGCTCTTGACGCGAGCGCTGGCGAAGGACCCGGACAACCCGGCCGCCGCATCGCTCATGGGATCGCTGCGGTTCGCCCAGGACGCCAAGGGAGCGATCGCACAGCTTCGCGCCGCCGCCGCGGCATCGCCGGACAACTTCGAATACCAGTGGAACCTCGGCAACGCCCTCTTCGTCGACCGGCAGTACGAGGCGGCGGCCACCGCCTATCGCGCCGCGAGCGCGATCCGTCCGGCATCGGGAGACGTCCACTACGCGCTCGGCAACGTGCTCGCCGCCGGCGGCGACCTCGCCGGCGCGATCGCGGAGTACAACGTCGCGGTCAAGCGCGGCCTCAGGACCCCTCCCGTCATCGCGGCGCTCGGGACGGCGGAGATCGCGAACGGCGATGCCGCGGGCGGCGAGAAGCACCTGCGTGCGGCGCTCGAAGCCGACCCCAAGCTCGCCGACGGATGGAACCAGCTCGGCGTCTTCCTCGACCGCACGGGCCGGCGCGACGAGGCGGAGAGCGCCTTCTCGAAGGCGCTGGCCGTCCAGCCCGACCACGCGGACGCGCTCTTCAATCGCGCCAAGCTCGAGCTCATGGCAAAGCGCACCCCCGACGCCCGTCGCGACGTCGACGCGCTGCTGCGGGCGCACCCGGACTACGCGCCTGCGCGATTCATCGAAGCGCACGTGTGTGCAGCGGAAGGGAATCCGGAAAAGGCGCGTGAAGCGATCCAGGCTTTCCTGTCGCTGCCGGGAACCGACCCCAGGATGAGAGACGCCGCCGAACGCCTGAAGTCGAAGCTCACGCCGTAAAAGAAAACGGCCGCCCCTTCCGGAGCGGCCGTTTCCGACGCAAAAGACCTGTTCTTACTGCAGCGGCGGGTTGTCGCAGCTGCTCACGTGAATCTGCAGGTTGCCGCTGTTGATCGGCGTCACGTCGCGCTCGAGCCCTCCACCGTTGTCGCTGTCGAGGAGGATGATCGTCGAGCCGAGCGGATCGAACTGGTTCGTGTAGACGCGCAGGAAGTAGCGGTCGATGAGCGCCCCGGCGTTGGCGCCGTTGCTGCCGGGCTCGTTCCGGTCTTCGACGCGCGCGTAGAAGAAGACGTGATCGTTGTTGTACTTGTTGCCCTGGAGCCCGTGGACCCAGCCGGTGCCGTCATATTCGATGTAATTGAACGGCGTCTTCGGCGAGGTGGAGCCGGGCGGGATGCCGGGCACGTTTCCGCAGCTCACGTTCGGGATCGTCGTCCCGTGGAAGTGGAGCTTGCGGCTGCGATCGACGTGGTTCCAGTCGCCGCCGGCGCCGGCCGTCGCACTGCAACCCGGATGGACGTTGCCGCCGAAGGTGATCTTGGTGCCCTTGGTCGCGAGGTAGGAGTTCGTCAGCGGCTCGTAGACCGTCCCGCCGCCCGTCATCCAGCACTGTCCGGCCTGGCATGCGTCGCTCTGGATCAGCCAATCCGCTTGGGTTTCCTGATCGGTGGAGGAGACGCAGAAGTCGAGCGTATTCGAGGCGGGTACGAGGACCGCGCCTCCCGCCGGCAACGAAGACGTGTCGATCGTGGCGTGGTAGCAATCGGGATGGTCCTGGAGGCTCATCAAGTAGTAACCGTTAGCGTCGGTCACATCCGTATCGCTCCACGTTCCGGCGACGTTCTGCACCGTGACGACGATGCCCGCGACGCCGAGATCCTGTCCGTCGAGCTGACCGTTGTGATTGCCGTCGCAGCGGACATATCCGTCGAACGGACAGGCGAGCGCCGCCGACCCCGCCACCGCGGCCATGAAGATCATGCTGAGACCTATGCGCACTGCTCTCACGGGTAACCCCCCTCTTCTTCCGTGCCCTGACGGGCGACGCTTCGTTGGATTCGATCGTGCTGACACCCCGAGTTCAAAGAGGAAGTACTGCCAAATTTCATGAAGAGCTGAGGCCGTTCGAAAAAAAGTGCGGCGGCGTATGACTTTCTAAGAATCGGCATCCGGAATTTCCGGAAGACGTTGACGGCGACCCGGCGCATAAGAAAACGGCCGCCCCTTCCGGAGCGGCCGCTGTGAACTGTCGACTGTGAACGGGCCTAGGGACAGGTGGCCGTGTTGCTCCTCGCGGTGAACCCGCACTGACCGGAAGCTGCGCCGCCGTTGCGCTCACCGCCCGCGACGCCGGGCCCCCAGCTTCCCTCGGTCACACCCGCGTCGTCCGAGACGACGACGTACCAGAGACTGCCGGCGGGGACGTTGCTCCACGTGGAGGAGCCCGCCGTGTTGAGGGCGCACAGCGAGCCGCCGAGCGCATAGGTCGAGACGGTCGCGAGATTCCCGTAGAGCATGTGATAGCCGGTCGACGCGCACCCCGCGTCATCCCACGAGAGGAAGATCGTCGTGCCGTTCGTGTTCCCGCGCGCGCCGAAGAGGCGGTTCACCGGCTTCTCGGCCGCGGGGCAGGCGACCATGGTGCAGCCTCCCGACACTTGCCCGATCGTGTGGCTGAAGGTGCTGACCCAGGAGCCCTCGTTCGTCTTGACGGTGAGGAGGAACGAGACGCTCGAACCGCACGTCAGGCTCGACGACAGCTTGACCGTGAAATTCGGCGCGTTCGAATCCGCGTTCGTCCCCGCCGGAATGTTCGGGTAGGTCGCCGTTCCGCTCACGATCGTCACTCCGGGACTCGTCGCCGTCAGGACCGCGGAAACGCCGGTGACTCCGCTCGTTCCGTCGCTGGCGACGTTGATCTTGAACGTCTCCTGCTCACCCGGCTCCCAGACCCCGTTGCCGTTGCCTCCGCCGGTGTTGCACGAGTCGATCGTCGTCGTGTTCGTGTTGTACCGCGCGTGCGACGCGCACGCCGTCTGCGGGTAGGTGAGATTCAGGGTCCAGTTGTTGATCATCCCCACGTCGCCGGCATTGAGGTCCCTGACGAACAGCCGCCACGCCCCGAGCGCGTTCTTTCCGTTGAAAGCGGAGAGCGGGTTGTCGGGCTTGTAGCTGCCGGTGAACGGCGGGAGCCCCAGCGCGATGGCCGTCGTCGCGGCATCGTCGAAGACGGTGTTCGTGTAGTTGTTGCCGCTTCCCCCGTTCCGGTTCGACAGGATGACGTCGGTGCTGTCCGGCCCGATGAGATGGATTTCCAGGTCGTTGTCGTACGTGTGCGTCAGCGAGCCGATCGTGACGTTCACGTCCAGGATCGACTTGTTGTCGGGAACGTTGACGGTCGCGCTCGCCCCGGTGGTGCTGTTGTCGGGGATCGAGACGGGCGGTCCGGGGTAGTTGTAGTTCGGCTGCACGTTGTCGAGGGTCGTGAAGAAATAAAAGCCGCCCGCGTTGTTGGCGACGGTCGCGTTCGCTGCGGCGTCCGCCGAGGTCACCGCGTAGTCGTACGTCGAGCACGGCGAGAGACCGGTGATCGGAATGCTGTGGCTCGTGGTGAGCGTGGGGTTGACGGGCGTGACGATTCCCGGAGGCGGCGGCGCCGCCCCATAGGTCACGCTGCCGTCGGTCGACTCGTTCGTCGTCCAGGTCACGGACACGGTCTGGCCGGTGATGTTGACGGTCTGGACGTTCGAGATCGACGGCGCGGCGCAATCGATCGGCACGACCTTGTTCACCGTGACGTTGGGCGTTCCGCAGGCCGAGGCGTCGAGGTAGCTGAAGGTCACCGTCCCGCCGTTCGCGACCGAGATCTTCCCGTCGCCGTGCACCGGGGCACCGCCGTACGTCGGGAACGATCCGACGAAGGTTCCGGACCCCGCCGGGCTCTCGGTGAGCGTGATGTTCTCCGCGGTCGTCTCCACCGTCGAATTGACCGTGATCGTCTGGGTGCCGGCGTTCTTGAGATCGCTGTCGGCGAGCACGACGTTCATCGTCGAGGCGCAGCCGTAGGCGTTGCGATCGGGGGTGATCGTCGCCGCGCAGGTCGCGCAGTTGTAGCAGACGAGCGCGAAGTCCTGGTCGGTCGCGTCACCGGTGCCGGGGACGCCGTCACCCGCGATGTTGAAACCGGTCACGGTGAGCGTCACCGGTCCGGACGTGCCCGCGGGAAGGAAGACCGACTCCACGTTGTTGGCGGGATCGGGCGCGCCGCCCGTCACGCTGTACTGCCCGGAGAAGACGTTTCCGTTGTAGATCGTGCCGTTGACGTTCGCCTGCAAGTCGAGGTTGTTGACCTGTGGGCTGGTCCCGATCGAGCCGGGGGCGTCGGTGTAGGCCATGACGATGCGCACCGGCTTCGTGGGATCGGCGACGGTGCCGTGGAAGACCCACTGCTGTCCGCTGTTGTCGAGGATGACCGACTGATCGAGCAGGAAGCGCGACGTCGTGTCGAAAGCCATGTCGAGGTTGGGCATCCCCGTCCCCTGGGAATTGCTGGGCAGCGTGTCGTTGGCGCCGGCGCCGGTCAGGTAGGTCGTGTGCGCCATCAAATAGGCCTTCGAGAGCGCCGGGCTCGGGATCGCCGACAGGTAGTGCGTCTGGAGCCAGCGGTATTCGAGCGATGCGGCGCCGGACACCGCCGGTGCGGCGATGCTGGTCCCCGAGGACGCGGCGAAGACGTGCTGGTTCCCCTGCGTCGGCATGTACGGATCGCAGACGTCCAGGCCGGTATAGCCGGGGTCGGGGCTGGCGGTCCCCTGGACGTGGGTGCCGGGGGCGACCAGGTCGGGCTTCGCTCGCCCGCCCGGGGACGGGCCGCGGCTCGACGTCGCCGCGATGTCCATGGCGTTATCCGCGTCCGTGGTGGTCACGTTGCAACCGTCGGTCCATCCCGTCCGGAAGTTCTCGGACGCGCCGACGGCGATCACGTTCTTTCCGTTGCTGGGAGATCCGACGGTCGTCGGTCCGGGACCGACGTTTCCGGCGGAGAAGACGAACAGATACTGCTGGTTCCCCGCCGTGCCCGGAAGCGCGTCGCGCGTGCGGGCGTCGTAGGTTTGCGAGGCGGCGTCGTACGTGTCGGAGCACCCCTCGCAGCTCCACGAGTTGTTGCTGATGCGCGCGCCGCTGTTGTAGGTCGCGGCGATGACCCCCGAGTCGTTGCCGCCGCAGTTGGGGACGCTGTAGCCCCCGGTGTTGGTGAAGATCTTGGTCATTCCCATCCGGCCGTACGGGTTCACGCCCATGCCGAGCTGGTAGCCGTTCGAGTCCCGGTAAGGACTCCCGGAGCGCACGTCGTAGCCGCCGATGACGCTCGCGTTGATGTGGCCGTGACCGCCGAGACTGTTGCCGGAAGTCTCCGTCGAGCAGTTGCCGATGAACGACAGGCGCGTCGTCACACCGTCCGCGAGCTTCGTGAGCGTCGGGTCGCCGGCGCCGTTCGTCACGGAGCCGTTCCCGACCCCGTCGTCGGACAGGCCGACGATCGGGTAGAGGGTCGGGTCGTTCGAGAAGCCCTTGCCGTCGAGGAACGCCTTGTAACCCGTCGCCGAGGGTCCGGTCTTTGCGGCGTTGAGATGACCGCCGACGAGCTGGTCCTGGACCTCGTCGTCGCGCGTGATCGCCAGGCGCTCGCCGACCCAGGTCACGTCCGGCAGAGCGGAGAGGCCCGCGATGCGCGAGAGGGGCACGGTCATGTGGAGGTTGCGGTAGGTGAGCACCGACTCCCACTCGGAGTCGATCGAGGCCGCGGCGGACTCGATCGCCTGGACGGTCGCGGCGTTCGTTTCGGCCTGGACGATCTGGATGACGACCGGCACGAGGCGATCCTGCGTGACGGGCTGCGAGAGCGGCCCTCGAAGGGTCGGGCCGAGCTTGAAGTAAGGATGGTACGAACCGCTGTACTGGAGAAACGCCTTCTCGGCGGCGAAGCGATCGAGGATCTGACGTCCCTCGGCGTCCGCCAAGACCAGGTACGCGTTGCTCTCGATGTACTGGACCGGACGAATGCCGGCGGCCGACAGCTCGTCGAGCCACTCCTGCTTCACCGGGCCGACGAACTGAACGAGCTGGAGCGCGCGGCCCGCGGCCGGTCCCGCGGTCAGCGCCGGCGGGATCTTGATGACCGCGGAGCGCGTATCGAGACGGTAGGCGTCGAGCTGGATGACGTCCATGTCGTCGCGGACGGCGATCTTCTCGCGGCGATCGCCCGAGAGCCCCGCGTACGCCGCATCGGAGATCTCGTAGACGCGGTAGGAGCCGTAGTCGGCAATGACTTTCAGGCCCTGCGCTCGCTCGTCCAGCAGTCCCGGCGGCGCGACGATCTTGTGAACGCCTTCGGCCGCCCGCGCGGACGCAGAGATCCAGACGAGGAGAGGGATCAAGAGCAAGACGCGACCCTTGGTCATCGACAAACCCCCGACAATCCGGAATTCAGTTCTCCCGCAACCGCTGGAATTTACGGTGTACCGCCCGGATCGTGTGGGAAAAGCTGCGTAACCGTCCGCAGCAGCCGGCCGGCAAAAAACGTCGTCTTCGCGGTCCGATAAACAGAACGGCCGCCTAACGAGAGGCGGCCGTCCCCCTGACATGGATGAACCGTCCTACGCCTTGCCGGTCTGGATCCTCATCCCATAGAACGACCGCCAGACGAAGACGACCGAGACGGCGAGGAAGGCCGCCGCGAGGACGTGCGTCAGCATCAGGTTCTGGGAGCTGACGCTCACGGCCAGCTCGACGGCCAAGAGGCCGAAGAGGGTCGTGAACTTGATGATCGGGTTCATGGCGACCGACGACGTGTCCTTGAAGGGGTCGCCGACGGTGTCGCCGACGACGGTCGCCGCGTGGAGCTCGGTCCCCTTCTCCTTGAGCTCGACCTCGACGATCTTCTTCGCGTTGTCCCAGGCGCCGCCGGCGTTCGCCATGAAGATCGCCTGATAGAGGCCGAAGAGCGCGATCGAGATCAGGTAGCCGATGAAGAAGTACGGCTCGACGAAGGCGAAGGCGAGGGTCGCGAAGAAGACCGCCAGGAAGATGTTGAACATCCCCTTCTGCGCGTACTGCGTGCAGATCTCGACGACCTTCTTCGAGTCGGCCACCGAGGCCTTCGTGGCCCCTTCGAGCTTGATGTTCCGCTTGATGAACTCGACCGCCCGGTAGGCGCCGGTGGTCACCGCCTGGATGGACGCGCCGGTGAACCAGTAGATCATCGCCCCGCCCGAGATGAGGCCGAGCAGGAACGGCGGGTGGAGCATCGAGAGCTTCTCGAGGTTCTCCGTGAGGCCGTGGGTGAGCGCGACGATGATCGAGAAGATCATCGTGGTCGCGCCGACGACCGCCGTGCCGATGAGCACGGGCTTCGCCGTCGCCTTGAAGGTGTTGCCGGCGCCGTCGTTCTCCTCGAGGAGGTGCTTGGCGCGCTCGAAGTTGACGTCGAACCCGTGAGTCTTCTTGAGCTCGTCCTTGATCCCGGGGATCTGCTCGATGACCGACAGCTCAAAGACCGACTGGGCGTTGTCGGTCACCGGTCCGTAAGAGTCGACCGCGATCGTGACCGGGCCCATCCCGAGAAACCCGAACGCCACCAGACCGAAGCAGAAGACCGCGGGCGCGATCATGAGGCCGGAAATGGCCGTGGCGCCGACGAGGTAGGCGATCCCCATGAGCGCCATGATCGCGAGACCGAGCCAGTAGGCGCTGAAGTTCCCGGCGACGAGGCCGGACAGGATGTTGAGCGACGCGCCCCCCTCGCGGGACGACGTCACCACCTCGTGGACGTGGGCCGACTCGACCGACGTGAACACCTTGACGAGCTCGGGGATGATCGCGCCGGCGAGGGTGCCGCACGTGATCACGGTCGACAGCTTCCACCAGAGCGTTCCGTCGCCGAGGTTCGGGATCATC is a genomic window of Candidatus Polarisedimenticolaceae bacterium containing:
- a CDS encoding sulfatase-like hydrolase/transferase, giving the protein MRRALAVLALVTCACGGSGKAPAGKPNLVLVTLDTTRADHLGCYGDARAATPNIDRIAAEGALFEQAIAVAPLTLPSHASLMTGLYPPRHGVRDNADFRLPDRETTLAEQLHGQGYKTAASVGTYILSSVSGLGKGFDSYDQPKLRPRIAGGESSVLYEPIVERPAAEVVNDALASIERMKDGPFFLWIHLYDPHEPYTPPPPFRERFASAPYDGEIASADAELGRVFEMLRSGGLMDRTIIAITADHGESLGEHGEDTHGLFVYDSTLHVPLILRAAGRIKAGTRYPGLVSGVDLTPTLLDLLGAPPIPAAEGRSVAPALGGGRMDERAPVYAESLYGERAYGWAPLHALRSAREKYIDAPEAERYDLARDPAESTNLASSGDGGWGERLIDAVKAMGPADPSAVAMMPGEQRDRIASLGYVSAGAPGLARRDRPDPKKLITVSNLYQQAQQAVGRGDRAYASQLLTRALAKDPDNPAAASLMGSLRFAQDAKGAIAQLRAAAAASPDNFEYQWNLGNALFVDRQYEAAATAYRAASAIRPASGDVHYALGNVLAAGGDLAGAIAEYNVAVKRGLRTPPVIAALGTAEIANGDAAGGEKHLRAALEADPKLADGWNQLGVFLDRTGRRDEAESAFSKALAVQPDHADALFNRAKLELMAKRTPDARRDVDALLRAHPDYAPARFIEAHVCAAEGNPEKAREAIQAFLSLPGTDPRMRDAAERLKSKLTP
- a CDS encoding S8 family serine peptidase gives rise to the protein MTKGRVLLLIPLLVWISASARAAEGVHKIVAPPGLLDERAQGLKVIADYGSYRVYEISDAAYAGLSGDRREKIAVRDDMDVIQLDAYRLDTRSAVIKIPPALTAGPAAGRALQLVQFVGPVKQEWLDELSAAGIRPVQYIESNAYLVLADAEGRQILDRFAAEKAFLQYSGSYHPYFKLGPTLRGPLSQPVTQDRLVPVVIQIVQAETNAATVQAIESAAASIDSEWESVLTYRNLHMTVPLSRIAGLSALPDVTWVGERLAITRDDEVQDQLVGGHLNAAKTGPSATGYKAFLDGKGFSNDPTLYPIVGLSDDGVGNGSVTNGAGDPTLTKLADGVTTRLSFIGNCSTETSGNSLGGHGHINASVIGGYDVRSGSPYRDSNGYQLGMGVNPYGRMGMTKIFTNTGGYSVPNCGGNDSGVIAATYNSGARISNNSWSCEGCSDTYDAASQTYDARTRDALPGTAGNQQYLFVFSAGNVGPGPTTVGSPSNGKNVIAVGASENFRTGWTDGCNVTTTDADNAMDIAATSSRGPSPGGRAKPDLVAPGTHVQGTASPDPGYTGLDVCDPYMPTQGNQHVFAASSGTSIAAPAVSGAASLEYRWLQTHYLSAIPSPALSKAYLMAHTTYLTGAGANDTLPSNSQGTGMPNLDMAFDTTSRFLLDQSVILDNSGQQWVFHGTVADPTKPVRIVMAYTDAPGSIGTSPQVNNLDLQANVNGTIYNGNVFSGQYSVTGGAPDPANNVESVFLPAGTSGPVTLTVTGFNIAGDGVPGTGDATDQDFALVCYNCATCAATITPDRNAYGCASTMNVVLADSDLKNAGTQTITVNSTVETTAENITLTESPAGSGTFVGSFPTYGGAPVHGDGKISVANGGTVTFSYLDASACGTPNVTVNKVVPIDCAAPSISNVQTVNITGQTVSVTWTTNESTDGSVTYGAAPPPPGIVTPVNPTLTTSHSIPITGLSPCSTYDYAVTSADAAANATVANNAGGFYFFTTLDNVQPNYNYPGPPVSIPDNSTTGASATVNVPDNKSILDVNVTIGSLTHTYDNDLEIHLIGPDSTDVILSNRNGGSGNNYTNTVFDDAATTAIALGLPPFTGSYKPDNPLSAFNGKNALGAWRLFVRDLNAGDVGMINNWTLNLTYPQTACASHARYNTNTTTIDSCNTGGGNGNGVWEPGEQETFKINVASDGTSGVTGVSAVLTATSPGVTIVSGTATYPNIPAGTNADSNAPNFTVKLSSSLTCGSSVSFLLTVKTNEGSWVSTFSHTIGQVSGGCTMVACPAAEKPVNRLFGARGNTNGTTIFLSWDDAGCASTGYHMLYGNLATVSTYALGGSLCALNTAGSSTWSNVPAGSLWYVVVSDDAGVTEGSWGPGVAGGERNGGAASGQCGFTARSNTATCP
- a CDS encoding sodium-translocating pyrophosphatase, translating into MITKGWMRGLVALIPMAMIAIALAAPLPALAQEHAGGEANLHLPDLGTVSFFGGTNGRTLLMVGLVVSALGLGFGLMIYTQLKNMPVHKSMLEISELIYETCKTYLTQQGKFLMILELFIGAIIFIYFFFLQHFSLGRTVIILLFSLIGIAGSYGVAWFGIRINTFANSRTAFASLRGKPYPCYAIPLKAGMSIGMALISVELFIMLCILLFVPGEYAGPCFIGFAIGESLGAAALRIAGGIFTKIADIGADLMKVVFKIKEDDARNPGVIADCTGDNAGDSVGPSADGFETYGVTGVALISFILLAVKEPTVQVQLLVWIFTMRVMMIIASGLSYFVNEALAKGQYEKADKMNYEAPLTRLVWLTSIVSVVLTYIVSYLMIPNLGDGTLWWKLSTVITCGTLAGAIIPELVKVFTSVESAHVHEVVTSSREGGASLNILSGLVAGNFSAYWLGLAIMALMGIAYLVGATAISGLMIAPAVFCFGLVAFGFLGMGPVTIAVDSYGPVTDNAQSVFELSVIEQIPGIKDELKKTHGFDVNFERAKHLLEENDGAGNTFKATAKPVLIGTAVVGATTMIFSIIVALTHGLTENLEKLSMLHPPFLLGLISGGAMIYWFTGASIQAVTTGAYRAVEFIKRNIKLEGATKASVADSKKVVEICTQYAQKGMFNIFLAVFFATLAFAFVEPYFFIGYLISIALFGLYQAIFMANAGGAWDNAKKIVEVELKEKGTELHAATVVGDTVGDPFKDTSSVAMNPIIKFTTLFGLLAVELAVSVSSQNLMLTHVLAAAFLAVSVVFVWRSFYGMRIQTGKA
- a CDS encoding SdrD B-like domain-containing protein is translated as MRAVRIGLSMIFMAAVAGSAALACPFDGYVRCDGNHNGQLDGQDLGVAGIVVTVQNVAGTWSDTDVTDANGYYLMSLQDHPDCYHATIDTSSLPAGGAVLVPASNTLDFCVSSTDQETQADWLIQSDACQAGQCWMTGGGTVYEPLTNSYLATKGTKITFGGNVHPGCSATAGAGGDWNHVDRSRKLHFHGTTIPNVSCGNVPGIPPGSTSPKTPFNYIEYDGTGWVHGLQGNKYNNDHVFFYARVEDRNEPGSNGANAGALIDRYFLRVYTNQFDPLGSTIILLDSDNGGGLERDVTPINSGNLQIHVSSCDNPPLQ